The following proteins come from a genomic window of Pyxidicoccus sp. MSG2:
- a CDS encoding AraC family transcriptional regulator — MDVLSDVLQMARMQQTFVARVRASAPWALRMGGGNKAFFHAILSGTCTLAMESSGETHALGTGDIVLLPRGDVHTVSTPGAEAPMDLVGQVGTSPGACPGFSFGGGGEEVLAVTGVFEFDTPDDAPLARMLPPLVLVRGRSPEAVQWVESTFRFLTSEFSGDTPGTEVVLQRLADLVFLQTVRAYLHASGPKSQGWLGALADPQVGQALRLLHETPSRRWSVEELAEAAGLSRSRFAERFRQGVGESPMEYLSRLRMRKAAALLRGGRPKLLEVAQQTGYESESAFSTAFKRWAGVSPGDYRQRHAQPGQRAS; from the coding sequence GTGGACGTCCTCTCCGACGTGCTCCAGATGGCTCGCATGCAGCAGACCTTCGTGGCGCGGGTACGGGCCTCGGCGCCGTGGGCCCTGCGCATGGGCGGCGGGAACAAGGCCTTCTTCCACGCCATCCTCTCGGGCACCTGCACCCTGGCGATGGAGTCCTCGGGGGAGACACACGCGCTGGGCACGGGTGACATCGTCCTGCTGCCCCGGGGGGACGTGCACACCGTGAGCACCCCCGGTGCCGAAGCGCCGATGGACCTCGTGGGCCAGGTGGGCACCAGCCCCGGCGCCTGCCCGGGCTTCTCCTTCGGCGGCGGTGGCGAGGAGGTGCTCGCCGTCACCGGCGTCTTCGAGTTCGACACCCCGGACGACGCTCCGCTGGCCCGCATGCTGCCGCCGCTCGTGCTGGTGCGCGGCCGCTCGCCCGAGGCGGTGCAGTGGGTGGAGTCCACGTTCCGCTTCCTCACCTCCGAGTTCTCCGGCGACACGCCCGGCACGGAGGTGGTGCTCCAGCGGCTGGCGGACCTCGTCTTCCTCCAGACGGTGCGTGCGTACCTCCACGCCTCGGGCCCGAAGAGTCAGGGCTGGCTGGGCGCGCTCGCCGACCCGCAGGTGGGTCAGGCGCTGCGACTCCTCCATGAGACGCCCTCGCGCCGCTGGTCCGTGGAGGAATTGGCGGAGGCAGCGGGCCTGTCCCGCTCGCGCTTCGCGGAGCGCTTCCGCCAGGGCGTGGGCGAGTCCCCCATGGAGTACCTCTCCCGGCTGCGCATGCGGAAGGCCGCGGCCCTGCTGCGCGGCGGGAGGCCGAAGCTGCTCGAGGTGGCCCAGCAGACGGGCTACGAGTCCGAGTCCGCCTTCAGCACCGCCTTCAAGCGCTGGGCGGGCGTCTCGCCGGGGGACTACCGCCAGCGGCACGCGCAGCCGGGGCAACGGGCGTCTTGA